A genomic segment from Geitlerinema sp. PCC 7407 encodes:
- a CDS encoding PadR family transcriptional regulator produces MKFEDIYQFFRDPPPLYLNKELAVCYVLSVLLQGDSYGTELIQKLETEYPAYRLSDTVLYGALKFLEDEKTIAGYWKKVEGRGRPRRMYQVRPEHDAKARSLAELWQTYTAQRKS; encoded by the coding sequence ATGAAATTCGAAGACATTTACCAATTTTTCCGCGATCCGCCACCTCTGTATCTCAATAAAGAGCTGGCAGTCTGCTACGTTTTGTCGGTCTTGCTCCAAGGCGATTCCTACGGAACCGAGCTCATTCAAAAGCTCGAAACGGAGTATCCAGCCTACCGCCTGTCTGATACCGTGCTCTACGGTGCCCTGAAATTCTTAGAGGACGAAAAAACCATCGCAGGGTACTGGAAAAAAGTGGAAGGGCGAGGCCGCCCGCGCCGCATGTATCAAGTTCGGCCCGAGCACGATGCAAAAGCGCGATCGCTTGCTGAGCTGTGGCAAACCTACACTGCCCAGCGAAAGTCGTAG
- a CDS encoding cofactor assembly of complex C subunit B: MDFATLPSTLFLTVLLSIGLFFFIRASVKDRTQSVALASEQPEEVLMPQLRQYFAQRAYQVTSVDKQKNQVTFEGFVRPSRFLAGFLTLLAALGMLCLALVLSMVLPQVGLLSLGLVALAPLAGWFYWQRAGRPEQVSLRLQAGGDAASTGRGGSILSVTAHRDELLALQEALSLEPQD; the protein is encoded by the coding sequence ATGGATTTTGCGACTTTGCCGTCTACCCTGTTTTTGACCGTTTTACTCTCGATTGGTCTATTTTTCTTTATCCGCGCTTCGGTGAAGGACCGCACCCAATCTGTTGCTTTGGCCTCAGAGCAGCCGGAAGAAGTGCTCATGCCCCAGCTGCGCCAGTATTTTGCCCAGCGGGCCTATCAAGTGACATCTGTGGACAAACAGAAAAACCAGGTCACCTTCGAGGGATTCGTGCGTCCAAGCCGCTTCCTGGCAGGTTTTCTCACGCTGCTAGCTGCCTTAGGCATGCTCTGCTTGGCGTTGGTGCTGTCGATGGTGCTGCCCCAGGTTGGCTTGCTGTCCCTAGGACTGGTGGCCTTAGCGCCCCTGGCGGGCTGGTTTTACTGGCAGCGGGCTGGGCGGCCTGAGCAGGTTTCTCTGCGGCTCCAGGCCGGAGGAGATGCGGCGTCGACTGGGCGCGGCGGAAGCATACTGTCTGTGACGGCTCACCGCGACGAGCTGCTGGCTCTCCAAGAAGCACTGTCCCTCGAACCCCAGGACTAG
- a CDS encoding DUF3611 family protein yields MADLPPTLKQIAFQFRIAGWISFWMQLVLGVVATLVLIFATASRSIGTQTNSAGTGAGILFALGGIAVLGAGVYWAFRYTRIARGLRSPDASARPSKASTTTILRLGLIINLVGMLITILGAQAIVGSILARSLSQPQGLTVYDPSRFVQSVDLFVVQANTNTILAHFAGIVGSLWLFNRVNR; encoded by the coding sequence ATGGCCGACCTTCCCCCCACACTGAAACAGATTGCGTTTCAATTTCGCATTGCTGGCTGGATCAGCTTTTGGATGCAGCTAGTTCTGGGCGTTGTGGCAACCCTAGTTTTGATTTTTGCCACGGCTAGCCGCAGCATCGGCACCCAAACCAATAGTGCCGGGACGGGTGCGGGCATTCTCTTCGCGCTAGGGGGAATTGCAGTCTTGGGTGCAGGGGTTTACTGGGCGTTTCGCTACACTCGGATTGCGCGGGGGCTGCGATCGCCGGATGCCAGCGCTCGCCCCAGCAAAGCCAGCACAACGACAATTTTGCGCCTCGGCTTGATTATCAATCTGGTCGGTATGCTGATCACGATTTTGGGAGCCCAGGCGATCGTGGGCAGCATCTTGGCGCGATCGCTCTCCCAGCCCCAGGGCCTGACGGTTTACGACCCTTCTCGTTTTGTGCAGTCGGTGGATCTATTTGTGGTGCAAGCCAACACCAACACGATCCTGGCCCACTTTGCCGGTATCGTCGGCTCTCTTTGGCTCTTTAATCGGGTGAATCGCTAG
- a CDS encoding sensor histidine kinase KdpD produces the protein MLLPVSTEFVSLCRSQIALLTQGLGASLSVVYLTEDFAEGTEPNLVPVVAYPETLLRDGLTPALSPIPFEDARPALPRIDDAELTLEDLGAQTLRDGDPSAAKDPVLEVPGQVVLPLMRENVLLGLLVTAREDRPWSLQEQSQIELVAKTLAAGCVLDRRSHWFQSHYHQQQDVQRQQHETLDTLVHQFRNPLTALRTFGKLLLRRLGMGDPNRDVASSIVRESDRLQELLVQIGQTLQPTPGTALPRTIAPSPDPEALDVVAQRTEQQEAPQPQLLPSTGWLSAADVRPCEILEVLEPLLMSTQAIAQERQITLHIVLPDVIQPVLANPQALREVLSNLLDNALKYTPPGGRVQLEVGATRSTETGLQQAIAITDTGPGIPLADQGRLFERHYRGVQAQGSIPGSGLGLAIVKELIEQMQGSVELHSPAIASLWLTEADASELPDANGAEGDPAIASPGTTLQIWLPIAPLPS, from the coding sequence ATGCTCTTGCCCGTTAGCACAGAATTTGTGTCTCTTTGTCGGTCTCAGATTGCGCTGCTGACCCAGGGATTGGGCGCGTCTTTGAGCGTGGTGTACCTGACTGAGGACTTTGCGGAGGGAACAGAGCCCAACTTGGTGCCGGTCGTGGCCTATCCCGAAACGCTGTTGCGTGACGGCCTAACCCCTGCCCTTTCGCCGATTCCGTTTGAGGATGCGCGGCCCGCTCTGCCCCGGATCGATGACGCGGAGCTGACGCTGGAGGATCTGGGTGCTCAGACCTTAAGAGATGGAGACCCATCGGCTGCGAAAGACCCTGTGCTGGAGGTGCCCGGTCAGGTGGTGCTGCCCTTGATGCGCGAAAATGTGCTGCTGGGCTTGCTGGTGACGGCTCGGGAAGATCGGCCCTGGAGCCTTCAGGAGCAGAGCCAGATTGAGCTGGTGGCAAAAACGCTGGCGGCTGGGTGCGTGCTCGATCGGCGATCGCACTGGTTCCAAAGTCACTACCATCAGCAGCAGGATGTGCAGCGCCAGCAGCATGAAACCCTCGATACGCTGGTGCACCAGTTTCGCAATCCCCTGACGGCGCTCCGCACCTTTGGGAAGCTGCTGCTGCGGCGACTGGGGATGGGAGATCCCAATCGAGACGTGGCGTCGAGCATTGTGCGGGAGAGCGATCGCCTACAAGAGCTGCTGGTGCAAATTGGCCAGACCCTCCAGCCAACGCCGGGAACAGCGTTGCCCAGGACGATCGCCCCCAGCCCCGACCCAGAGGCCCTAGACGTGGTGGCTCAGCGGACAGAGCAGCAGGAGGCCCCTCAGCCTCAGCTCCTGCCATCGACCGGCTGGCTTTCGGCAGCCGATGTGCGCCCTTGCGAAATCTTGGAGGTCCTGGAGCCGCTGCTGATGTCGACCCAGGCGATCGCCCAAGAGCGCCAAATCACCCTGCATATTGTCCTGCCCGACGTTATTCAGCCCGTGCTGGCAAATCCTCAGGCCCTGCGGGAGGTGCTCAGCAACCTTTTGGACAACGCCCTCAAGTACACCCCTCCAGGCGGAAGAGTGCAGCTTGAGGTGGGAGCAACGCGCAGCACCGAAACGGGCCTACAGCAGGCGATCGCCATCACCGATACCGGGCCTGGGATTCCTTTGGCGGACCAGGGACGTCTTTTTGAGCGGCACTATCGCGGCGTGCAGGCCCAAGGCTCGATTCCCGGTAGCGGGCTGGGGCTGGCGATTGTGAAAGAGCTCATCGAGCAGATGCAGGGCAGCGTCGAGCTGCATAGCCCGGCGATCGCCTCCCTATGGCTGACCGAAGCCGACGCATCCGAGCTTCCTGACGCCAATGGAGCTGAAGGAGACCCGGCGATCGCCTCTCCCGGCACCACCCTCCAGATTTGGTTACCCATCGCGCCCCTGCCCTCCTAA
- a CDS encoding DUF3155 domain-containing protein: MARRRKRKSRRRLEGRRILEQVPQYSIESGEDKPVTAARKFIHAEGIAPPALLLVKRNEHTTDRYFWAEKGLFGAQYVEENHFLFPSLKTAEDEEEEEELYATSSSR; the protein is encoded by the coding sequence TTGGCTAGGAGACGCAAGCGCAAGAGCCGTCGACGCCTAGAAGGGCGTAGAATTCTAGAGCAGGTACCACAGTATAGTATCGAGAGCGGGGAAGACAAGCCCGTTACCGCTGCTCGGAAGTTCATTCACGCCGAAGGAATCGCTCCGCCCGCCCTCCTGCTAGTCAAGCGGAACGAGCATACCACGGATCGGTACTTCTGGGCTGAGAAGGGCCTATTCGGAGCTCAATACGTCGAAGAAAATCATTTTCTGTTTCCCAGCCTCAAAACTGCAGAAGATGAGGAAGAAGAGGAAGAGCTCTACGCTACTTCTTCGAGCCGCTAA